The Luteolibacter arcticus genome has a window encoding:
- a CDS encoding epoxide hydrolase family protein, whose product MKTADLPGTTPGLESRQAGDTRTQATDRDAIHSFRVNVPEEDLTDLRRRLNATRWPEKETVTDSSQGVQLATIQKLARYWADDYDWRKVEARLNALPQFMTEIDGVDIHFLHVRSKHEDALPVVITHGWPGSVIEQLKIIDPLVNPTEHGGTAADAFHVVIPSMPGYGFSGKPTSTGWDPPRIARAWTTLMKRLGYTHYVAQGGDWGALVTEQMGVQAAPELLGIHTNMPSAVPAEIAQGLATHTPPPGLAPDEKRAFERLDFFFTHGLSYAQQMANHPQTLYGIADSPVGLAAWMIDHDLKSYELIARVFDGQREGLTRDDVLDNITITWLTNTAISEARLYRENRLPFFAPMGVQIPIAVTAFPDELYQAPRSWVERAYPHLIHYNKVEKGGHFAAWEQPKILVEELRVGLRSLRGANP is encoded by the coding sequence ATGAAGACTGCAGACCTGCCCGGAACCACCCCGGGCCTTGAATCGCGGCAAGCGGGCGACACGCGCACCCAAGCGACCGACCGCGATGCCATTCATTCGTTCCGCGTGAATGTTCCCGAGGAGGACCTCACCGACTTGCGCCGGCGCCTCAACGCCACCCGCTGGCCGGAAAAGGAAACGGTCACGGATTCGTCGCAAGGCGTGCAGCTCGCGACCATCCAGAAGCTCGCCCGCTATTGGGCGGATGACTACGACTGGCGGAAGGTGGAGGCGCGCCTCAATGCCTTGCCGCAGTTCATGACCGAGATCGACGGGGTGGACATCCACTTCCTTCACGTTCGCTCGAAACATGAGGATGCCTTGCCGGTGGTCATCACCCACGGCTGGCCGGGCTCGGTCATCGAGCAACTGAAAATCATCGATCCGCTGGTCAATCCGACCGAGCACGGGGGCACCGCCGCGGATGCCTTCCATGTGGTGATTCCGTCGATGCCCGGCTACGGGTTCTCCGGCAAGCCGACCAGCACCGGCTGGGATCCGCCGCGCATCGCCCGTGCCTGGACCACGCTGATGAAGCGCCTGGGGTACACGCACTACGTGGCTCAGGGCGGCGATTGGGGCGCGCTGGTCACCGAGCAGATGGGCGTGCAGGCAGCGCCGGAATTGCTCGGCATCCACACCAACATGCCGTCCGCGGTGCCGGCCGAAATCGCCCAAGGCCTCGCCACGCATACGCCGCCACCCGGCCTAGCGCCCGACGAGAAGCGCGCCTTCGAGCGGCTGGACTTCTTCTTCACGCACGGGCTGTCATATGCCCAGCAGATGGCGAATCATCCGCAGACGCTCTACGGGATTGCGGATTCCCCGGTCGGGCTTGCTGCCTGGATGATCGACCACGACCTGAAGAGCTACGAGCTCATCGCCCGTGTCTTCGACGGACAACGCGAAGGCCTCACGCGCGATGACGTGCTCGACAACATCACGATCACCTGGCTGACCAACACGGCGATCTCGGAGGCGCGCCTCTACCGGGAGAACAGGCTGCCGTTCTTCGCGCCGATGGGTGTCCAAATCCCCATCGCCGTGACGGCCTTCCCCGACGAGCTGTACCAAGCGCCCCGGAGCTGGGTTGAACGCGCCTATCCCCATCTCATCCACTACAACAAGGTGGAGAAGGGCGGGCACTTCGCGGCTTGGGAGCAGCCCAAGATCCTAGTGGAGGAACTGCGGGTCGGGCTGAGGTCGCTCCGGGGCGCGAACCCTTGA
- a CDS encoding cytochrome P460 family protein, translating into MKHSIHRAAAAALLILPAAFITRLATAQAEGSKPADPARPDPGITQIPEGYRDWRLISVAREEGKLDDIRAVLGNDIAIKAYREGTLPFPDGAVIARIAWALVPSEENDKAFGQAQSFVPGAPKNGVQFMFKDSKKYAASGGWGYAQFGEADGRPVVDEAKLAACFTCHQPAAAQDFIFTRYSLGGLAGQK; encoded by the coding sequence ATGAAACACTCCATCCATCGTGCCGCGGCGGCGGCCCTGCTGATCCTGCCCGCTGCGTTTATCACCCGCCTGGCGACCGCGCAGGCTGAGGGTTCCAAGCCTGCGGATCCCGCTCGGCCGGATCCGGGCATCACGCAGATCCCCGAAGGCTATCGCGACTGGAGGCTGATCTCCGTGGCGCGCGAGGAAGGGAAGCTCGACGACATCCGGGCCGTGCTAGGCAACGACATTGCGATCAAGGCCTATCGCGAGGGAACGCTGCCGTTTCCCGATGGCGCGGTCATCGCGCGGATTGCGTGGGCTCTGGTTCCGTCGGAGGAGAACGACAAGGCCTTTGGCCAAGCACAGTCCTTCGTGCCCGGAGCGCCCAAGAACGGCGTCCAGTTCATGTTCAAGGATTCGAAAAAGTATGCCGCCAGCGGGGGCTGGGGCTACGCCCAATTCGGCGAGGCCGATGGCAGGCCGGTGGTCGACGAGGCCAAGCTGGCCGCGTGCTTCACCTGTCACCAGCCGGCCGCGGCGCAGGACTTTATCTTCACCCGCTACTCGCTGGGCGGTCTGGCGGGGCAGAAGTGA
- a CDS encoding exosortase system-associated protein, TIGR04073 family, with protein MKKLAVLATAVLALGGVASADIQAPPGSTYTATRKLGRGISNILYGFMELPEQIVRKTDDHGRKAGWSYGVVDGTSRSLKRLGYGFYEVFTFTCPTYRGTFKPPYERCGEDNRIQMNPSDGLSEFPPELGFESYYFHTRSQRW; from the coding sequence ATGAAAAAACTCGCCGTTCTCGCTACCGCCGTGCTCGCCCTTGGCGGTGTGGCATCCGCCGACATCCAAGCTCCTCCGGGATCGACCTACACGGCGACCCGCAAGCTCGGCCGCGGCATCAGCAACATCCTTTACGGGTTCATGGAACTTCCCGAGCAGATCGTCCGCAAGACCGACGACCACGGCCGCAAGGCTGGCTGGTCCTACGGTGTGGTGGATGGCACCAGCCGCTCCCTGAAGCGCCTTGGCTACGGCTTCTATGAAGTCTTCACCTTCACCTGCCCGACCTACCGCGGTACCTTCAAGCCGCCGTATGAGCGTTGCGGCGAAGACAACCGGATTCAGATGAATCCTTCCGATGGCCTCTCGGAGTTCCCGCCGGAACTCGGCTTCGAAAGCTACTACTTCCATACCCGCTCTCAGCGCTGGTAA
- a CDS encoding sigma-70 family RNA polymerase sigma factor: MSDATVMLAAIQAGDSHAAEQLLVLVYDELRRLAASKVDQEAPGQTLQPTALVHQAWLRLVGDQAPSFNNREHFFRASAEAMRRILIDRARRKRAQRHGGGYQRVDLDGFDLAAPTADEQLLAVNEALSKFAGAHPVQADLVKLRYFAGMTNEEVSQILGISLSTVKNYWNFSRAWLLNEIESQ, encoded by the coding sequence ATGAGCGATGCCACAGTGATGCTTGCCGCCATTCAGGCAGGCGACTCCCATGCCGCCGAGCAGTTGCTTGTACTCGTTTACGACGAATTGAGGCGGCTGGCCGCTTCGAAGGTGGATCAGGAAGCTCCCGGCCAGACGCTGCAACCGACGGCGCTGGTGCATCAAGCCTGGCTCCGGCTGGTCGGGGATCAGGCCCCATCATTCAACAATCGGGAACATTTCTTCCGCGCCTCTGCCGAGGCGATGCGCCGGATCCTGATCGACCGCGCACGGCGGAAGCGCGCCCAGCGCCATGGCGGGGGGTATCAGCGCGTGGATCTCGACGGATTCGATCTGGCCGCTCCCACCGCCGATGAGCAACTGCTGGCGGTGAACGAAGCCCTGTCCAAATTCGCGGGTGCGCATCCGGTGCAGGCGGATCTGGTCAAGCTGCGATACTTCGCGGGCATGACCAACGAGGAGGTTTCACAGATACTGGGGATCTCACTTTCCACCGTGAAGAACTATTGGAACTTCTCCCGTGCCTGGCTGCTGAACGAAATCGAAAGCCAATAG
- a CDS encoding organic hydroperoxide resistance protein, translating to MNATLVSDAGRDTGSKQVFYTGQTHTTGGRDGGASRSSDGALDIKLATPGSKGTGTNPEQLFAAGWSACFIGAMKIAAGAMKVRFPQDAAVDAEVDLCQSDSGYSLQARLKVSLPGIEEAAAQAIVNAAHQTCPYSKATRGNIGVEILLV from the coding sequence ATGAATGCCACATTAGTTTCCGATGCCGGTCGCGACACCGGCTCCAAGCAAGTGTTTTACACCGGTCAGACCCACACCACGGGTGGCCGGGATGGCGGCGCGTCCCGCTCCTCCGACGGGGCTCTGGATATCAAGCTGGCGACTCCCGGCAGCAAGGGGACTGGCACCAATCCCGAACAACTGTTCGCGGCCGGATGGTCCGCCTGCTTTATCGGGGCGATGAAAATCGCCGCGGGAGCGATGAAGGTCCGGTTTCCGCAGGATGCGGCGGTGGATGCAGAGGTCGACCTGTGCCAGTCGGACAGCGGCTACTCGCTACAGGCCCGGCTCAAGGTCAGCCTGCCGGGCATCGAGGAGGCGGCGGCGCAAGCGATCGTGAACGCGGCGCACCAGACCTGCCCCTATTCCAAGGCCACGCGAGGGAATATCGGCGTGGAGATCCTTTTAGTCTGA
- a CDS encoding serine/threonine-protein kinase, giving the protein MTGDTGRHIELFTGAVQLPPEERAEFLDRACAGDEELRCKIEVLLNSHDRAGIFLEEPATWELDETRLRVAAGEKPGDRVGNCRLLQQIGEGGCGVVFLAEQEEPVRRRVALKVIKPGMDTRSVIARFEAERQALALMDHPHIAHVFDAGATASGRPYFVMELVEGLKITDYCQRHSLPLDARLKLFTHICDAIEHAHQKGILHRDIKPSNILVMTGQDGKPVPKVIDFGIAKATGGEPLTDKTLVTSWGMLIGTPAYMSPEQATMASAELDTRTDIYSLGVLLYELLTGATPFDTHELLKAGLDEVRRVIREVEPVRPSTRLSTMAAADLANVAKHHAAEVPKLIREMRGDLDWIVMKALEKDRTRRYATTNALAMDIARYLAGDAVLARPPSTAYRFGKLVRRNRLWFAAGSMVAAVLVIGFVAVALALKREQGARQEADKARQQAEVDKTQSQQATRFLKAMLEGVGPSVARGRDTRMLEEILAKTESRFPVELAGQPAVRADLQTLLGRVYRDLDQLPKSEAMLREALELRVGLFGEESEAVTDTLIELGYTLSYSSKGTEAETIVRRSLVTRRKLLGEEHGKVAESYYVMGSIFWARQDIPEAEAMLQKSLAMLRRLHGDKSALLGDSLMGLGCVRYGQKNYREAEDFFRQALDHWGDTLADEHPSKILCLENLANMVSIQGKRAEAVPLLRQVVETNRKVHGPDHALVAKSLHSLIRVLLPMGKFDEAEVAGREALAVAGKAWGTTREESLMILRDLINALLHQRKFEDAERLFADLLPAGQELTPEYSGLLYERCDTHAMCRRWREAADDAVLLLKQSPESHEHYLTLAPLLVQLGDLAEYQRLCASICGKFGETKDVFVADRMAKACLILPLPALDLKAVAAMAERAVNDGSKEVAAPYFQFCKGLAEFRLGHYEEALTWTRRAADGPFREAKAGAFTVLAMAEFKLGRLEEARAALAECDKLIAEQLPDSEQQIGREWRDWLIIQALRSEAKRLMEGEAD; this is encoded by the coding sequence ATGACGGGTGACACCGGACGCCACATTGAACTCTTCACCGGAGCGGTCCAGCTCCCGCCTGAAGAGCGGGCTGAATTTCTGGACCGGGCTTGCGCGGGTGACGAGGAGCTGCGGTGCAAGATCGAGGTTTTACTGAATTCCCATGACCGCGCCGGGATCTTCCTCGAAGAGCCGGCCACCTGGGAACTTGATGAGACGAGGTTGCGGGTGGCGGCAGGGGAAAAGCCCGGCGACCGGGTGGGGAATTGCCGGCTGCTCCAGCAAATCGGCGAAGGCGGCTGCGGGGTGGTGTTCCTGGCCGAACAGGAGGAACCGGTCCGGCGGCGGGTCGCGCTCAAGGTGATCAAGCCGGGCATGGACACGAGGAGCGTGATCGCCCGCTTCGAGGCCGAGCGGCAAGCGCTGGCCCTGATGGATCATCCGCACATCGCCCATGTCTTCGATGCCGGTGCCACCGCGAGCGGCAGGCCTTACTTCGTGATGGAATTGGTCGAGGGCCTGAAGATCACGGATTATTGTCAACGGCACTCCCTCCCGCTCGACGCCCGCCTGAAGCTCTTCACCCACATTTGCGACGCGATCGAGCATGCGCACCAGAAGGGGATCCTCCATCGCGACATCAAGCCGTCGAACATTCTGGTGATGACCGGGCAGGACGGGAAGCCGGTGCCCAAGGTGATTGATTTCGGGATCGCCAAGGCCACCGGCGGCGAACCACTCACCGACAAGACCCTCGTCACCTCCTGGGGGATGTTGATCGGGACTCCCGCCTACATGAGTCCCGAGCAGGCGACCATGGCCAGCGCGGAACTGGACACGCGGACCGACATCTACAGCCTGGGCGTGCTGTTGTATGAATTGCTCACCGGTGCGACTCCGTTTGACACCCACGAGCTTCTCAAGGCAGGTCTTGATGAAGTCCGGCGAGTCATTCGCGAGGTGGAGCCGGTGCGGCCATCGACCCGGCTGAGCACGATGGCGGCCGCGGACTTGGCGAACGTTGCGAAGCATCACGCCGCCGAAGTGCCCAAGCTGATCCGCGAGATGCGCGGCGACCTTGACTGGATCGTGATGAAGGCGCTCGAGAAAGACCGCACCCGCCGGTATGCGACGACCAACGCCCTGGCCATGGATATCGCACGCTATCTCGCGGGCGACGCGGTGCTGGCCCGCCCTCCCAGCACTGCGTATCGATTCGGCAAGTTGGTCCGGCGCAACCGGCTGTGGTTCGCCGCGGGCTCGATGGTTGCCGCGGTTCTGGTGATCGGCTTCGTGGCGGTGGCGCTTGCCTTGAAGCGGGAGCAGGGTGCGCGGCAGGAGGCCGACAAGGCGCGCCAGCAGGCGGAGGTCGACAAGACGCAGAGCCAACAGGCCACGCGCTTTCTCAAGGCGATGCTGGAGGGCGTCGGACCTTCCGTGGCACGGGGGCGGGACACGAGGATGTTAGAAGAGATTCTCGCCAAGACCGAGAGCCGGTTTCCGGTGGAGCTGGCGGGCCAGCCAGCGGTCCGCGCGGACCTGCAGACGCTTCTCGGAAGGGTGTATCGCGATCTCGACCAATTGCCGAAGTCGGAGGCGATGCTGCGGGAGGCGCTGGAACTCCGGGTCGGCCTCTTCGGTGAGGAGAGCGAAGCGGTCACCGACACCCTCATCGAGCTGGGGTATACCCTGAGCTATAGCTCGAAGGGGACCGAAGCCGAGACCATCGTCCGCCGGTCCCTGGTCACACGCCGGAAGCTGCTTGGCGAGGAACATGGGAAAGTGGCCGAGTCCTATTACGTGATGGGCTCGATCTTCTGGGCGCGGCAAGACATCCCGGAAGCCGAGGCGATGCTGCAGAAGTCGCTCGCGATGCTGCGCCGGCTGCATGGCGACAAGAGCGCGCTGCTGGGCGATTCGTTGATGGGTCTGGGCTGCGTGAGATATGGGCAGAAGAACTATCGCGAAGCCGAGGACTTCTTCCGTCAGGCATTGGACCATTGGGGCGATACCCTGGCGGACGAGCATCCGTCAAAAATCCTCTGCCTCGAAAACCTCGCCAACATGGTTTCGATCCAAGGGAAGCGTGCGGAAGCGGTGCCGCTGCTGCGGCAAGTGGTGGAAACCAACCGCAAGGTCCATGGTCCGGACCATGCCTTGGTGGCCAAGTCGCTTCACTCGCTGATCCGGGTCTTGTTGCCGATGGGGAAATTCGACGAGGCGGAGGTCGCGGGCCGCGAGGCCCTCGCCGTGGCGGGGAAGGCATGGGGCACCACCAGGGAGGAGAGCCTCATGATCTTGCGCGACCTGATCAACGCGCTCTTGCATCAGCGGAAGTTCGAGGACGCCGAACGCTTGTTCGCGGATCTGCTGCCAGCCGGACAGGAGTTGACGCCAGAGTATTCCGGCCTGCTCTACGAGCGCTGTGACACCCATGCGATGTGCCGGCGCTGGCGGGAGGCGGCCGACGACGCGGTGCTGCTGCTCAAGCAATCGCCGGAGAGTCATGAGCACTATCTGACACTGGCCCCGCTGCTGGTTCAGCTCGGCGATCTGGCGGAATACCAGCGGCTCTGCGCGAGCATCTGCGGCAAGTTCGGCGAGACCAAGGACGTCTTTGTCGCCGACCGGATGGCAAAGGCTTGCCTGATTCTGCCGTTGCCTGCCCTTGATCTGAAGGCCGTGGCTGCCATGGCGGAACGGGCGGTGAACGATGGTTCGAAGGAAGTCGCAGCACCGTATTTCCAATTTTGCAAAGGCCTGGCGGAATTTCGTCTCGGCCACTACGAGGAGGCGTTGACTTGGACTCGCCGCGCTGCCGATGGCCCTTTCCGCGAAGCGAAGGCGGGGGCTTTCACGGTCCTGGCCATGGCCGAATTCAAGCTGGGTCGCTTGGAGGAAGCCCGGGCGGCCTTGGCCGAATGCGACAAGCTCATTGCAGAACAGCTGCCGGATTCCGAACAGCAGATCGGCCGCGAATGGCGCGACTGGCTGATCATCCAAGCACTGCGCTCGGAAGCGAAACGGCTGATGGAGGGCGAGGCGGACTGA